A genomic stretch from Kribbella amoyensis includes:
- the nagA gene encoding N-acetylglucosamine-6-phosphate deacetylase: MTTYRVARLVTPDDVLENAWIQVEDGDIVAFGRRSDGMPADGRRPEDLGAATVVPGFVDIHTHGGGGATYSTTDPEEVRKAAAFHAKHGTTTTMASLVTAPLDEIVSQTACLADLVTDGVIAGVHLEGPFLSEARCGAHEPTLLRDPVEGDVAKVLGDAVKMVTIAPELEHGLDAIRQVVDAGVVAALGHTDATYEQMIAGADAGATVATHLFNGMRPFHHRDPGPVGAALNDPRLLLEVINDGMHLDPQVVRVALSAAGVSRIALITDAMIATGMPNGRYQLGGLEVDVTDGLATLAHGSHSIAGSTLTMDVAYRNAVKAGVSLVDASRMASTTPAEAFGWYHVGGIETGKRADLVVLDDDYRVDKVMRAGSWLD; this comes from the coding sequence ATGACGACGTATCGCGTGGCCCGGCTGGTCACGCCGGACGACGTACTCGAGAACGCCTGGATCCAGGTCGAGGACGGCGACATCGTCGCGTTCGGCCGCCGGTCGGACGGGATGCCCGCGGACGGCCGCCGGCCCGAGGACCTCGGCGCGGCCACGGTGGTGCCCGGGTTCGTCGACATCCACACCCACGGCGGTGGCGGGGCGACGTACTCGACCACGGATCCCGAGGAGGTCCGCAAGGCCGCGGCCTTCCACGCCAAGCACGGCACCACCACGACGATGGCCAGCCTGGTCACCGCGCCGCTGGACGAGATCGTCTCGCAGACCGCCTGCCTGGCCGATCTCGTCACCGACGGCGTGATCGCGGGTGTCCACCTGGAGGGGCCGTTCCTCTCCGAGGCGCGCTGTGGTGCGCACGAGCCGACCCTGCTCCGCGATCCGGTCGAGGGCGATGTGGCCAAGGTCCTCGGCGACGCGGTGAAGATGGTGACGATCGCGCCCGAGCTCGAACACGGGCTGGACGCGATCCGCCAGGTCGTCGACGCCGGTGTGGTCGCCGCGCTCGGGCACACCGACGCGACGTACGAGCAGATGATCGCGGGTGCGGACGCCGGGGCGACCGTGGCGACGCACCTGTTCAACGGGATGCGCCCGTTCCACCACCGCGACCCCGGTCCGGTCGGCGCCGCGCTGAACGATCCGCGGCTGCTGCTCGAGGTGATCAACGACGGCATGCACCTGGATCCGCAGGTGGTCCGGGTCGCGCTCTCGGCCGCCGGGGTGTCCCGGATCGCGCTGATCACCGACGCGATGATCGCGACCGGGATGCCGAATGGCCGGTACCAGCTGGGTGGGCTCGAGGTCGACGTCACCGACGGGCTGGCCACGCTGGCGCACGGGTCGCACTCGATCGCGGGCAGCACGCTGACGATGGACGTTGCCTACCGCAACGCGGTCAAGGCCGGGGTGTCCCTGGTGGACGCGTCCCGGATGGCGTCGACGACGCCGGCCGAGGCGTTCGGCTGGTACCACGTCGGTGGGATCGAGACCGGCAAGCGGGCGGACCTGGTCGTGCTGGACGACGACTACCGGGTCGACAAGGTGATGCGGGCCGGCTCGTGGCTGGACTGA
- a CDS encoding ROK family protein — protein MEPCEVVVAVDLGGTRMKCGLVAADGAVVHRETRATPREAGGRAVLDALVDTVVELGQKAAADGHRVRAAGVVVPGIIDAHQGTVSAENLLWVNTPVLAELQAAVGPDQQVTLAHDVRAGGYAEVRVGALRGTTNSLFLPLGTGIAAAMVVDGSLVSGDGYAGELGHTRFVQGEAAELCACGQRGCLETVASAAALARRYGARTGEVVDGAREVLELLAAGDPDAAAVWDEALTALVDALVLYTTLVAPTRIAIGGGLVGAGETLLAPLREGVHERLTFQREPEIVAAELGEEAGCLGAAFMAWDVAAGPAHD, from the coding sequence GTGGAGCCCTGTGAAGTCGTGGTCGCCGTCGATCTCGGTGGTACCCGGATGAAGTGCGGCCTGGTCGCCGCGGACGGTGCCGTCGTGCACCGGGAGACCAGGGCCACGCCCCGGGAAGCCGGTGGCCGCGCTGTGCTCGACGCGCTCGTCGACACCGTGGTCGAGCTCGGGCAGAAGGCGGCCGCCGACGGTCATCGCGTCCGCGCCGCCGGGGTCGTGGTGCCGGGCATCATCGACGCCCACCAGGGCACCGTCAGCGCCGAGAACCTGCTCTGGGTGAACACGCCCGTCCTCGCCGAACTCCAGGCCGCCGTCGGTCCGGACCAGCAGGTGACGCTCGCGCACGACGTCCGCGCCGGCGGGTACGCCGAGGTCCGCGTGGGCGCACTCCGCGGTACGACGAACTCCCTCTTCCTCCCGCTCGGGACCGGGATCGCCGCGGCCATGGTGGTCGACGGTTCGCTGGTCAGCGGCGACGGGTACGCCGGTGAGCTCGGGCACACCCGGTTCGTCCAGGGCGAGGCCGCCGAGCTCTGTGCCTGTGGGCAACGTGGTTGCCTGGAGACCGTGGCGTCCGCGGCCGCGCTGGCCCGGCGGTACGGCGCTCGGACCGGCGAGGTGGTCGACGGGGCCCGCGAGGTCCTCGAGTTGCTGGCGGCGGGTGACCCCGACGCGGCGGCGGTGTGGGACGAGGCGCTGACCGCGTTGGTGGACGCGCTCGTGCTCTACACGACCCTCGTCGCGCCGACCCGGATCGCCATCGGTGGTGGACTGGTGGGGGCCGGTGAGACGTTGCTGGCGCCGTTGCGCGAGGGTGTGCACGAGCGGCTGACGTTCCAGCGCGAGCCGGAGATCGTCGCCGCCGAGCTCGGCGAGGAGGCGGGCTGTCTCGGCGCCGCGTTCATGGCCTGGGACGTCGCCGCCGGACCGGCGCACGATTGA